The uncultured Desulfuromonas sp. genome has a segment encoding these proteins:
- a CDS encoding cytochrome c3 family protein yields MHNSQDNSIVGSSGPHSSLLRSDCVGCHTGANTQGSSTPYVHNTGTVNYSTSGIDGDTLAGGTFTFVASDDSKGHNVEGITNADLTLSAPPGFDSGRAAADGSMPGGVDGWDGQQITCAGTYGCHGSHSTGDPYQAIRGGHHKNSQGSAITAPGTDPTEGYRLLVGIAGFEDPEWEFTPTEALHNQYKGVDDPGQALDTSTISYFCSQCHGQYHNPLGNLATSGTSSPWLRHPTDYDMGNTDSDSEYRSYGSGSYLPATPVASYDISSVVESVTFNDDTIVTCISCHRAHGSNYYKAMRWGYAESNDGGLCANCHTTKD; encoded by the coding sequence ATGCACAACAGCCAGGACAACAGCATCGTCGGTAGTTCCGGCCCTCATTCGTCCCTGTTGCGCAGCGATTGCGTCGGCTGCCATACCGGAGCGAATACGCAGGGTTCCTCAACACCTTATGTCCATAATACCGGAACGGTCAATTACAGTACCAGCGGTATCGACGGGGATACGCTGGCCGGCGGAACCTTTACCTTTGTCGCCTCAGATGACAGCAAAGGACACAATGTCGAGGGGATTACCAATGCCGATCTGACTTTAAGTGCTCCTCCCGGCTTTGATAGTGGGCGTGCCGCTGCCGATGGCTCGATGCCTGGAGGCGTTGACGGCTGGGATGGGCAACAGATTACCTGTGCCGGCACCTACGGTTGCCATGGCAGTCACAGCACCGGCGATCCTTATCAGGCTATTCGCGGCGGTCATCACAAAAACAGTCAGGGCAGTGCCATTACAGCGCCGGGAACAGATCCCACCGAAGGCTACCGTCTGTTGGTGGGTATTGCCGGGTTTGAAGATCCTGAGTGGGAATTTACGCCGACGGAGGCACTGCACAACCAGTACAAAGGCGTCGATGATCCCGGCCAGGCCCTGGACACTTCGACCATCAGCTATTTTTGTTCACAATGTCACGGACAGTACCACAATCCGCTGGGCAATCTGGCCACATCCGGCACAAGTTCTCCGTGGCTACGCCATCCCACGGATTACGACATGGGGAATACCGACAGCGATTCCGAATATCGCAGCTATGGCAGCGGAAGCTATCTTCCGGCAACTCCCGTCGCCAGTTACGATATCAGCAGTGTGGTTGAGAGCGTCACATTTAATGACGATACCATCGTCACCTGCATCTCCTGTCACCGTGCTCACGGTTCAAATTATTATAAAGCCATGCGCTGGGGCTATGCGGAAAGTAACGACGGCGGATTATGCGCAAACTGCCATACCACGAAAGATTAA